One window of the Leishmania infantum JPCM5 genome chromosome 28 genome contains the following:
- a CDS encoding putative katanin, giving the protein MLPAVTTSSPCPPSFPLPHRRHRRSRHGTERVAPRPTPDHVFHRAFLSAGLGPLIPSISPPRFRAALRVRGTMQASVASEIVKAVHKARNCALYCDYKTALQYYSSIRNEINLHTRSIDDVLCSQWMSLLGELESEAQIIRDTQAELHLFIDPNAAKRREPPDCDENRSSSSAEKAVVPRTGTKKKPRIGASLANSGGSNISVQNAKLYGDKDRFGPAEGPQIPPATRQPARSAASSYAAVSPPFSSSGVGVGRPVAAAPGVGFRQGAGASSGTGAAARGRVKGKSAATRFAGRAGEEELVQLIEADMHVGKLPVTWDDIAGLEEAKRLLEEAVVYPVLMPDYYQGIRRPWKGVLMYGPPGTGKTMLAKAVASECNTTFFNISPATLTSKWRGDSEKLIRVLFEMARHYAPSTIFIDEIDSLCGQRGGGNEHEASRRAKGTLLAQMDGVGVDTDKIVMVLGATNHPWDIDEAMRRRLEKRIYIPLPDAADRVELFKINTKSIKLGSDVDFVKLSQLLEGRHYSGADITNLVRDAAMMTMRRFMKEADKTTLKENAAEIGRQVAEQPINMSDFLAAMKKVPSSINADNIKKFEAWKKEFELNI; this is encoded by the coding sequence ATGCTTCCGGCTGTCACTACTTCGTCCCCCTGccccccctcttttccccttccccaccggagacacagacgcagcagGCACGGCACAGAAAGAGTTGCTCCTCGTCCAACACCGGATCACGTCTTCCATCGTGCGTTTTTGTCGGCCGGTTTGGGGCCGCTTATTCCGTccatctctcctcctcgtttcCGCGCAgctttgcgtgtgcgcggcaccATGCAAGCATCTGTCGCGAGCGAGATCGTCAAGGCCGTCCATAAGGCCCGCAACTGCGCCCTCTACTGCGACTACAAAACCGCCCTTCAGTACTACAGCAGCATTCGAAATGAGATCAACTTGCACACCCGAAGCATCGACGACGTTCTCTGTAGCCAGTGGATGAGTCTGCTAGGGGAACtggagagcgaggcgcagATCATCCGCGATACGCAGGCGGAGTTGCACTTGTTCATTGACCCTAACGCTGCCAAGCGGCGCGAGCCGCCTGACTGCGATGAGAAtcgcagcagtagcagcgcCGAGAAAGCTGTCGTGCCGAGGACGGGGACCAAAAAGAAGCCACGAATCGGAGCCTCGCTCGCGAACAGCGGCGGGTCCAACATCAGCGTACAGAACGCGAAGCTCTACGGCGACAAGGACCGCTTCGGCCCGGCAGAGGGCCCGCAGATCCCACCAGCTACGCGTCAGCcagcgcgcagcgcggcctcCTCCTACGCAGCGGTGTCGCCACCCTTCTCGAGCAGCGGGGTCGGCGTTGGTAGACccgtggctgcggcgcccgGTGTTGGCTTCCGTCAAGGTGCTGGCGCGTCGAGTGGTACGGGGGCCGCTGCAAGGGGGAGAGTGAAGGGTAAGAGTGCAGCGACCCGCTTTGCCGGCCGGGCTGGGGAGGAGGAACTTGTTCAGCTCATCGAGGCCGACATGCACGTCGGCAAGCTGCCGGTCACGTGGGATGATATCGCGGGcctcgaggaggcgaagcgaCTGCTGGAGGAAGCGGTGGTGTACCCGGTGCTCATGCCCGATTACTACCAAGGCATCCGCCGGCCGTGGAAAGGCGTGCTCATGTACGGTCCGCCGGGCACCGGCAAGACAATGCTTGCCAAGGCGGTCGCCTCAGAGTGCAACACCACATTCTTCAATATATCCCCCGCGACGCTCACGAGCAAGTGGCGCGGCGATAGCGAGAAGCTTATCCGGGTGCTTTTCGAGATGGCGCGCCACTACGCCCCGAGCACGATCTTCATCGACGAGATCGACTCCCTGTGcgggcagcgaggcggcggcaacgagcACGAGGCCTCGCGACGGGCAAAGggcacgctgctggcgcagatGGACGGTGTCGGGGTGGACACCGACAAGATCGTCATGGTGCTCGGCGCGACGAATCACCCGTGGGACATCGATGAagcgatgcgccgccgccttgaaAAGCGCATCTACATACCCCTGCCCGATGCGGCGGACCGCGTGGAGCTGTTCAAGATCAACACAAAGTCTATCAAGCTGGGCAGTGATGTCGACTTTGTGAAGCTGTCCCAATTGCTAGAGGGCCGCCActacagcggcgccgacatcACGAACCTGGTGCGAGATGCGGCTATGATGACTATGCGGCGCTTCATGAAGGAGGCGGACAAGACAACGTTGAAGGAAAACGCGGCGGAGATTGGCCGGcaggtggcggagcagccCATCAACATGAGTGACTTTCTGGCCGCCATGAAGAAGGTCCCGAGCAGCATCAACGCCGACAACATCAAGAAGTTCGAAGCGTGGAAGAAGGAATTTGAACTGAACATTTAG
- a CDS encoding phosphoadenosine phosphosulfate reductase-like protein, with the protein MSPQLMDRVNASEYLIRDIFKRYAPSEIGVAFNGGKDSVVMFELLRSAVTAPVLAQCCIFVVEHNDEFDELRKFRAWYMQEVARGLPLVHQGASQDMRLSLWTLTEKHPLKVVFMGTRKTDPHGRYQKEAVEKTTPGWPDFLRACPLFHWSVNDVWAYTRLMCIPQCSLYESGYSSVGRSADTNRNPLLRRDDGSYRPAWELTCDNAEREGRQTE; encoded by the coding sequence ATGTCACCACAGCTGATGGATCGCGTCAACGCCTCCGAGTACCTCATTCGAGACATCTTCAAGCGCTACGCGCCTTCCGAGATCGGAGTTGCGTTTAACGGCGGAAAGGACAGCGTGGTGATGTTCGAGTTGCTTCGTAGCGCTGTGACAGCaccggtgctggcgcagtGCTGCATCTTTGTGGTTGAACACAATGATGAGTTTGACGAGCTGCGCAAGTTTCGCGCGTGGTACATGCAGGAGGTTGCGCGAGGTCTGCCACTAGTGCACCAGGGTGCGTCGCAGGACATGCGACTCAGCCTATGGACGCTCACGGAGAAACACCCGCTCAAGGTGGTCTTCATGGGCACGCGCAAGACGGACCCGCACGGCCGGTATCAGAAGGAGGCAGTGGAGAAAACGACGCCAGGCTGGCCAGACTTCTTGCGCGCATGCCCCCTCTTTCACTGGTCCGTGAACGATGTGTGGGCGTACACCAGGCTCATGTGCATCCCGCAGTGCAGCCTGTACGAGAGCGGCTACTCATCAGTGGGCCGAAGTGCAGATACAAACCGCAACCCGCTCTTGAGGCGGGATGACGGGAGCTACCGGCCAGCTTGGGAACTGACGTGCGACAACGCAGAAAGGGAAGGGCGCCAAACGGAATga